A window of the Pseudomonas furukawaii genome harbors these coding sequences:
- the mltA gene encoding murein transglycosylase A yields the protein MIAPRFRRGRLALCVAALLALVAGCDKEPGKTEPPKVNTYTRATWEALPASSDADLIAGFEAWRSACERLARDPIWSAPCAQATQVPRDAAAIRAWMKAQLEVYSLRNARDSADGLITGYYEPVYPGSLEQGERTPVPVYGIPEDMIVVALDGLYPELKGKRLRGRLEGRVLKPYDDGATIRANGVKAPVLAWLTDPMDLQFLQIQGSGRIQLDDGRQLRLGYADQNGHPYRPVGRWLVEQGQLKQEEVNMGSIRDWAAANPQRVPELLASNPSYVFFALNPESAEGPRGSLNVPLTAGYSVAIDRKVIPLGSLLWLSTTRPDGQPVIRPVAAQDTGGAIAGEVRADLFWGTGAEAGELAGHMKQRGNLWLLWPKGAPLPNSAPASP from the coding sequence GTGATTGCCCCCCGATTCCGCCGGGGCCGGCTGGCGCTTTGCGTCGCCGCCCTCCTCGCCCTGGTCGCAGGTTGCGACAAGGAACCCGGCAAGACCGAACCGCCCAAGGTGAACACCTATACCCGCGCCACCTGGGAGGCGCTGCCCGCCAGCTCGGATGCCGACCTCATCGCCGGCTTCGAAGCCTGGCGCTCGGCCTGCGAGCGGCTGGCCCGCGACCCGATCTGGTCGGCGCCCTGTGCCCAGGCCACCCAGGTCCCCCGGGACGCCGCCGCGATTCGCGCCTGGATGAAGGCCCAGCTGGAGGTCTACAGCCTGCGCAATGCCCGCGACAGCGCCGACGGCCTGATCACCGGCTACTACGAGCCGGTCTATCCCGGCAGCCTCGAACAGGGTGAGCGGACGCCGGTTCCGGTCTACGGCATCCCCGAGGACATGATCGTGGTCGCCCTGGACGGCCTCTACCCCGAGCTCAAGGGCAAGCGCCTGCGGGGTCGCCTGGAGGGACGCGTCCTCAAGCCCTATGACGACGGCGCCACCATCCGCGCCAACGGCGTGAAAGCACCCGTCCTGGCCTGGCTGACCGATCCGATGGACCTGCAGTTCCTGCAGATCCAGGGTTCGGGCCGCATCCAGTTGGACGACGGCCGGCAACTGCGCCTGGGCTACGCCGACCAGAACGGCCACCCCTACCGCCCGGTGGGCCGCTGGCTGGTGGAACAGGGCCAGCTCAAGCAGGAGGAGGTCAACATGGGCAGCATCCGCGACTGGGCGGCGGCCAATCCGCAGCGGGTGCCGGAACTCCTGGCGAGCAACCCCAGCTACGTCTTCTTCGCCCTCAACCCCGAGAGCGCCGAAGGGCCGCGCGGCTCCCTCAACGTACCGCTGACCGCCGGCTACAGCGTCGCCATCGACCGCAAGGTGATCCCCCTCGGCAGCCTGCTCTGGCTCTCCACCACGCGCCCGGACGGCCAACCGGTGATTCGCCCGGTGGCGGCCCAGGACACCGGCGGCGCCATCGCCGGGGAAGTCCGCGCCGACCTGTTCTGGGGCACCGGGGCCGAAGCCGGCGAACTGGCCGGGCACATGAAGCAGCGAGGGAACCTCTGGCTGCTCTGGCCCAAGGGTGCGCCCCTGCCCAACAGCGCCCCGGCGTCGCCCTGA
- a CDS encoding helix-turn-helix transcriptional regulator, with translation MTLQGFLMENPGSFGWGDSGMDQMGFELQSWLAANAGVIERVGGEAFPGALLDAIYQAVAVDSAFILAHRAGHAPQLLERGRVLEGRWQEVSRYLAGPYLLDPVHLACTAGREGLVQLRRIAPDDFAESEYFRSFYASHGLTDEANFLVPLGAGEGIAISLGRVGVAPGFTPAELDALRAVEPLVRAMARRHWGQPDWPVAPRGADLEGIVRRIGQGSLTERESEVARLILRGHSSKSIARELEITPETVRVHRKNIHTKLGIGSQGELFSLFLDAIGCEAPGSTSI, from the coding sequence ATGACCCTCCAGGGCTTCCTGATGGAGAATCCGGGCTCGTTCGGATGGGGTGACAGCGGGATGGACCAGATGGGATTCGAGCTGCAGAGCTGGCTGGCGGCCAATGCGGGCGTGATCGAACGCGTGGGCGGGGAGGCATTTCCCGGTGCGCTGCTGGACGCGATCTACCAGGCGGTAGCGGTGGACAGCGCCTTCATCCTGGCCCACAGGGCCGGCCATGCGCCGCAACTGCTGGAGCGCGGGCGGGTGCTGGAAGGCCGCTGGCAGGAAGTGTCTCGCTATCTCGCCGGCCCCTATCTGCTCGACCCGGTTCACCTGGCCTGCACCGCCGGGCGGGAAGGGCTGGTCCAGTTGCGGCGGATCGCCCCGGACGACTTCGCCGAATCCGAGTACTTCCGCAGCTTCTACGCGTCTCACGGGCTGACGGACGAGGCGAACTTCCTGGTCCCCCTGGGCGCGGGGGAGGGCATTGCGATTTCCCTGGGACGGGTCGGGGTGGCGCCGGGTTTCACACCTGCCGAACTGGACGCGCTGCGGGCGGTCGAGCCCCTGGTGCGGGCGATGGCGCGCCGCCATTGGGGCCAGCCGGACTGGCCCGTGGCGCCGCGCGGCGCCGATCTGGAGGGGATTGTCCGGCGCATCGGCCAGGGCAGCCTCACGGAGCGCGAAAGCGAGGTGGCGCGGCTGATCCTGCGGGGGCACTCGTCCAAGTCCATCGCCCGGGAACTGGAGATCACCCCGGAGACGGTGCGCGTCCATCGCAAGAACATCCATACCAAGCTCGGCATCGGTTCCCAGGGCGAGCTGTTCTCGCTG
- a CDS encoding sensor domain-containing diguanylate cyclase, giving the protein MREDADTTQEVYKALLESTRAIPWKIDWKTMTFAYIGPQIEALLGWSPSSWVSVNDWAERMHPDDRDTVVAFCVAQSQSGTDHEADYRALTRDGGYVWIRDVVHVMRNAEGEVEALVGFMFDISERKKAEQQLIDLQKKLEEYSYQDGLTGVANRRMFDSMLEMEWANAQRAGEPLSLILLDIDYFKQYNDHYGHIQGDDCLRNVGQALKNAAIRPRDFVARFGGEEFVLILPGTDEPAARQVAERCRKLIRERCIPHEKSSVASLLTISLGVGSITPTHQDQPLPFVEAVDRLLYQAKQKGRDRLESASWSGSATPGRREEH; this is encoded by the coding sequence ATGAGAGAAGACGCCGACACCACCCAGGAGGTCTACAAGGCCCTCCTCGAATCCACCCGGGCGATCCCCTGGAAGATCGACTGGAAGACCATGACCTTCGCCTACATCGGCCCGCAGATCGAAGCGCTGCTGGGCTGGAGCCCGTCCAGCTGGGTGAGCGTCAACGACTGGGCCGAACGCATGCACCCGGATGACCGCGATACCGTGGTCGCCTTCTGCGTGGCCCAATCCCAGTCCGGCACCGACCACGAGGCCGACTACCGCGCGCTCACCCGCGACGGCGGCTATGTCTGGATCCGCGATGTGGTCCACGTGATGCGCAACGCCGAGGGCGAAGTCGAGGCCCTGGTGGGCTTCATGTTCGACATCAGCGAACGGAAGAAGGCCGAGCAGCAACTGATCGACCTGCAGAAGAAACTGGAGGAGTACTCCTACCAGGACGGCCTCACCGGCGTCGCCAACCGGCGCATGTTCGACTCCATGCTGGAGATGGAATGGGCCAACGCCCAGCGCGCCGGGGAGCCCCTGTCGCTGATCCTCCTGGATATCGACTACTTCAAGCAGTACAACGACCACTACGGCCACATCCAGGGCGACGACTGCCTGCGCAACGTCGGCCAGGCCCTGAAGAACGCCGCCATCCGCCCTCGGGACTTCGTCGCCCGTTTCGGCGGCGAGGAGTTCGTGCTCATCCTGCCGGGCACCGACGAGCCCGCCGCCCGCCAGGTGGCCGAGCGCTGCCGCAAGCTGATCCGCGAGCGCTGCATCCCCCACGAGAAGTCCAGCGTAGCCTCCCTGCTGACCATCAGCCTGGGTGTCGGCAGCATCACGCCGACCCATCAGGACCAGCCGCTGCCCTTCGTCGAAGCCGTCGACCGCCTGCTCTACCAGGCCAAGCAGAAAGGCCGTGATCGCCTGGAATCGGCCAGCTGGAGCGGCAGCGCCACGCCGGGCCGGCGCGAGGAGCACTGA
- a CDS encoding LutC/YkgG family protein — MTDARAAILARVRHALGREPGQAPAPRPQPGAIAVQEAQDLERRLVERLASTGVSLMPLHSREEIPAAVIRYREQHGLDGPVAVAPALAALDWHGQPVVFGSARPDHALAVGEAFAAIAATGSLALLADPQHPPRLAFLPEHHLLVLSRRRLLANLERLWVLLAEERRDSEAIHLVTGPSSTADIGGQLLYGAHGPRAVRVFLTP, encoded by the coding sequence ATGACCGATGCACGAGCCGCCATCCTCGCGAGGGTCCGCCACGCCCTGGGACGCGAGCCCGGGCAGGCGCCCGCCCCACGACCGCAACCGGGCGCCATCGCCGTGCAGGAAGCCCAGGACCTCGAACGCCGGCTGGTGGAACGCCTGGCCAGCACCGGTGTATCCCTGATGCCCCTGCACAGCCGGGAGGAGATTCCCGCCGCCGTGATTCGATACCGGGAACAGCATGGCCTCGACGGCCCCGTCGCCGTGGCCCCGGCGCTCGCCGCCCTCGACTGGCACGGCCAACCGGTGGTCTTCGGCAGCGCCCGTCCCGACCACGCCCTCGCGGTGGGCGAGGCCTTCGCCGCCATAGCCGCCACCGGCAGCCTGGCGCTGCTGGCGGACCCGCAGCATCCGCCCAGGCTGGCCTTCCTGCCGGAGCATCATCTGCTGGTGTTGTCGCGACGTCGGCTCCTGGCGAACCTGGAACGGCTCTGGGTGCTGCTGGCGGAAGAACGGCGGGACAGTGAGGCCATTCACCTGGTGACGGGCCCATCGAGCACGGCGGATATCGGTGGGCAACTGCTCTATGGGGCGCATGGACCGAGGGCGGTGCGGGTGTTCCTGACGCCTTAG
- the ilvA gene encoding threonine ammonia-lyase, biosynthetic yields the protein MSRFTPATEPLTPTSPDAGERLLKHYVRKILAAPVYDVAIETPLQPARQLSERLDNQVLLKREDLQPVFSFKIRGAYNRVVQLSAEERSRGVIAASAGNHAQGLALAARELGVKATIVMPRTTPELKVQGVRSRGGKVVLHGDAFPDALAHALKLAEEQGLTFVPPYDDPDVIAGQGTVAMEILRQHAGPLDAIFVPVGGGSLIAGIAAYVKYLRPEIRVIGVEPEDSNCLQAALAAGERVVLSQVGLFADGVAVAQIGAHNFELCRHFVDEVLTVSADEICAAIKDIYDDTRSITEPAGALAVAGIKKYVERDGVRGQTLVAIDSGANINFDRLRHVAERAELGEQREAILAVTLPERPGAFRAFCEALGRRQITEFNYRYSSGDAAHIFVGVQTHPQNDPRAALVQRLGDQGFPVLDLTENELAKLHLRHMVGGHAPQLGDEMLLRFEFPERPGALFKFLDKLGGRWNITLFHYRNHGAADGRVLAGLAVPPAERAALVEALEDIGYPWWDESDNPACRLFLG from the coding sequence ATGAGCCGTTTCACCCCCGCCACCGAACCCCTGACCCCGACGTCACCCGACGCGGGCGAGCGCCTGCTCAAGCATTACGTGCGCAAGATCCTCGCGGCGCCGGTCTACGACGTGGCCATCGAGACGCCGCTGCAGCCGGCGCGGCAACTGAGCGAGCGCCTGGACAACCAGGTGCTGCTCAAGCGCGAGGACCTGCAGCCGGTGTTCTCCTTCAAGATCCGTGGCGCCTACAACCGCGTGGTGCAACTGAGCGCGGAAGAGCGTTCACGGGGGGTGATCGCGGCGTCGGCCGGCAACCATGCCCAGGGCCTGGCCCTGGCGGCGCGCGAGCTGGGTGTGAAGGCCACCATCGTGATGCCCCGCACCACGCCGGAACTCAAGGTCCAGGGCGTGCGTTCCCGGGGCGGCAAGGTGGTGCTGCATGGCGATGCCTTCCCCGATGCCCTGGCCCATGCGCTCAAGCTTGCCGAGGAGCAGGGCCTGACCTTCGTGCCGCCCTACGACGACCCGGACGTGATCGCCGGCCAGGGCACGGTGGCGATGGAAATCCTCCGCCAGCATGCCGGTCCGCTGGACGCCATCTTCGTCCCGGTGGGCGGGGGCAGCCTGATCGCCGGCATCGCGGCCTACGTGAAATACCTGCGCCCGGAGATCCGGGTGATCGGCGTCGAGCCCGAGGATTCGAACTGCCTGCAGGCCGCCCTGGCCGCCGGCGAGCGGGTGGTGCTGAGCCAGGTGGGGCTGTTCGCCGACGGCGTGGCGGTCGCCCAGATCGGCGCCCACAACTTCGAGCTGTGCCGGCACTTCGTCGACGAGGTGCTGACGGTGAGCGCCGATGAGATCTGCGCGGCGATCAAGGACATCTACGACGACACCCGCTCCATCACCGAGCCGGCCGGCGCCCTGGCCGTGGCCGGGATCAAGAAGTACGTGGAGCGCGACGGCGTGCGCGGCCAGACGCTGGTGGCCATCGACTCCGGCGCCAACATCAACTTCGACCGCCTCCGCCATGTGGCCGAGCGCGCGGAGCTGGGGGAGCAGCGCGAGGCCATCCTCGCCGTGACCCTGCCGGAGCGGCCCGGCGCGTTCAGGGCGTTCTGCGAGGCCCTGGGGCGACGCCAGATCACCGAGTTCAACTACCGCTACAGCTCGGGCGACGCCGCGCACATCTTCGTCGGCGTCCAGACCCATCCGCAGAACGATCCCCGCGCCGCGCTGGTGCAGCGCCTGGGCGACCAGGGCTTCCCGGTGCTGGACCTGACCGAGAACGAACTGGCCAAGCTGCACCTGCGGCACATGGTGGGTGGCCACGCGCCGCAGCTCGGCGACGAGATGCTGCTGCGCTTCGAGTTCCCGGAACGTCCCGGTGCCCTGTTCAAGTTCCTCGACAAGCTGGGCGGCCGCTGGAACATCACCCTGTTCCACTACCGCAACCATGGCGCCGCCGATGGCCGCGTGCTGGCCGGACTGGCCGTGCCCCCGGCGGAGCGCGCGGCCCTTGTCGAGGCCCTGGAGGACATCGGCTATCCCTGGTGGGACGAAAGCGACAACCCGGCGTGCCGCCTGTTCCTCGGCTGA
- a CDS encoding LacI family DNA-binding transcriptional regulator, translated as MTTKSKPTLQDVARLAGVSGMTVSRALTKPDKVSDQTRQRIEQAVRELGYVPNLAASQLVTRRSGIIGALITTITNPILATTIETLQQGLARAGFHLLIGETRFSQEEEGKLLRAFLGRQLDGLILAYGYHSVETLELLQGTDIPLIELWDLPEGDAPREPVGQVVGFSNWAAGAAAGRHLVDCGYRRPAFFGYDDERENLRFAGFREAVMAGLGVEPLRLNTSPVPHIDDGVDVVQRIARGEIDCDGAFFTNDMPAIGALFTCQRLGLSVPGQLGICGFGDLPIARVATPSLTSVRIPAEQVANATVDLLCQRIRGEGEAHAQVDVGCELIARESTALNR; from the coding sequence ATGACCACCAAGAGCAAACCCACCCTGCAGGACGTCGCCCGCCTGGCGGGGGTGTCCGGCATGACGGTGTCGCGCGCCCTGACCAAGCCGGACAAGGTCTCGGACCAGACGCGCCAGCGTATCGAGCAGGCCGTGCGGGAGCTGGGCTACGTGCCCAACCTGGCGGCCAGCCAGTTGGTGACCCGGCGCAGCGGCATCATCGGCGCACTGATCACCACCATCACCAACCCCATTCTCGCCACCACCATCGAAACCCTGCAGCAGGGCCTGGCCCGCGCCGGCTTCCACCTGCTGATCGGCGAGACCCGTTTTTCGCAGGAGGAGGAGGGCAAGCTGCTGCGGGCCTTCCTCGGGCGCCAGCTGGATGGCCTCATCCTCGCCTACGGCTATCACTCGGTGGAAACCCTGGAGCTGCTGCAAGGCACCGATATCCCGCTGATCGAGCTCTGGGACCTGCCGGAAGGCGATGCACCCCGCGAACCGGTGGGGCAGGTGGTGGGCTTTTCCAACTGGGCCGCCGGGGCCGCCGCCGGCCGTCACCTGGTGGACTGCGGTTACCGCAGGCCGGCGTTCTTCGGCTATGACGACGAGCGCGAGAACCTGCGCTTCGCCGGCTTCCGCGAGGCCGTGATGGCGGGTTTGGGCGTCGAACCGCTGCGACTCAATACCTCGCCCGTCCCCCATATCGACGACGGGGTGGACGTGGTGCAGCGCATCGCCCGGGGCGAGATCGACTGCGATGGCGCCTTCTTCACCAACGACATGCCCGCCATCGGCGCGCTCTTCACCTGCCAGCGGCTGGGGCTGTCGGTGCCGGGGCAGCTGGGCATCTGCGGCTTCGGCGACCTGCCCATCGCCCGGGTGGCCACGCCATCGCTCACCAGCGTGCGGATTCCCGCCGAGCAGGTGGCCAACGCCACGGTGGACTTGCTCTGCCAGCGCATTCGCGGCGAGGGCGAGGCGCACGCCCAGGTGGATGTGGGTTGCGAGCTGATCGCGCGGGAGTCGACGGCGCTGAATCGCTAA
- a CDS encoding 5-guanidino-2-oxopentanoate decarboxylase — protein sequence MLTCGELLVELLEGFGVDTVFGIPGVHTVELYRGLPNTRIRHITPRHEQGAGFMADGYARVSGKPGVCFIITGPGMTNITTAMGQAYADSIPMLVISAVNNTEQLGMGGGRLHELPSQRNLVSGVAAFSHTLMRPDELPEVLSRAFAVFNGARPRPVHIEIPIDVITAPADHVRRKLGAQPSRPGPAAEAIARAAELLKGARRPLVLLGGGCADAGAEARRLVEALDAPTAYTINAKGVLPKGHPLALGCNQAWVPVRQLVLESDVILAVGTELGETDYDVVFDGNFRIESTLIRVDIDAEQLNRNYPADLAILSDARLALAALADALAPGATFSADSAGSRRAAAVREALDAQWPATWNGQRKVLDLLQATLPDLIVAGDSTQPVYSGNHLFEATRPRSWFNSATGYGTLGYGLPAAIGAKLAAPERPVIALIGDGGIQFTLPELASAVEAGAPIIVLLWNNSGYGEIKRYMQNRDIPTIGVDIYTPDFQGLARAFGCNAAKAESLEHLAELLAAAAKADRPTVIEVWEHAGFLA from the coding sequence ATGTTGACCTGTGGAGAGCTGCTGGTTGAGCTGCTGGAAGGCTTTGGCGTGGATACCGTGTTCGGTATTCCCGGTGTACACACCGTCGAGCTCTACCGTGGCCTGCCCAATACCCGCATCCGCCATATCACTCCGCGCCACGAGCAGGGCGCCGGGTTCATGGCCGACGGCTACGCCCGGGTTTCCGGCAAACCGGGCGTGTGCTTCATCATCACGGGTCCCGGCATGACCAACATCACCACCGCCATGGGCCAGGCCTACGCCGACTCCATCCCCATGCTGGTGATCTCCGCCGTGAACAACACCGAGCAACTGGGCATGGGTGGCGGTCGCCTCCACGAACTGCCGTCCCAGCGCAACCTGGTGAGCGGCGTCGCCGCCTTCAGCCACACCCTGATGCGTCCGGACGAGCTGCCCGAGGTGCTGTCCCGCGCCTTTGCCGTGTTCAACGGCGCCCGGCCGCGTCCGGTGCATATCGAGATTCCCATCGACGTGATCACCGCGCCGGCGGATCACGTGCGCCGCAAGCTGGGCGCGCAGCCGAGCCGTCCCGGTCCGGCCGCCGAGGCCATCGCCCGCGCCGCCGAACTGCTGAAGGGTGCCCGGCGTCCCCTGGTGCTGCTGGGGGGCGGCTGCGCCGACGCCGGCGCCGAGGCCCGGCGCCTGGTGGAGGCGCTGGACGCACCCACCGCCTACACCATCAATGCCAAGGGCGTGCTGCCCAAGGGGCACCCGCTGGCCCTGGGGTGCAACCAGGCCTGGGTGCCGGTGCGCCAACTGGTGCTGGAATCCGATGTGATCCTGGCCGTGGGCACCGAACTGGGTGAGACCGACTACGACGTGGTCTTCGACGGCAACTTCCGTATCGAAAGCACCCTGATCCGCGTCGATATCGACGCCGAACAACTGAACCGCAACTACCCGGCGGACCTGGCGATTCTCAGCGACGCCCGCCTGGCCCTCGCCGCCCTGGCCGATGCCCTTGCCCCCGGCGCGACCTTCAGCGCCGACAGCGCGGGATCGCGGCGCGCCGCTGCGGTGCGCGAAGCGCTGGATGCCCAGTGGCCCGCGACCTGGAACGGCCAGCGCAAGGTGCTGGACCTGCTGCAGGCGACGCTGCCGGACCTGATCGTGGCGGGGGATTCCACCCAGCCGGTGTATTCCGGCAACCACCTGTTCGAGGCCACCCGACCGCGCAGCTGGTTCAACTCGGCCACCGGCTACGGCACCCTGGGCTACGGCCTGCCGGCGGCCATCGGCGCCAAGCTGGCGGCGCCCGAGCGGCCGGTGATCGCCCTGATCGGCGACGGCGGCATCCAGTTCACCCTGCCGGAACTGGCCTCCGCCGTGGAAGCCGGTGCGCCCATCATCGTCCTGCTGTGGAACAACAGCGGCTACGGCGAGATCAAGCGCTACATGCAGAACCGCGACATCCCCACCATCGGCGTCGATATCTACACGCCCGACTTCCAGGGCCTGGCCCGCGCCTTCGGCTGCAACGCCGCCAAGGCGGAAAGCCTGGAACACCTGGCCGAGCTGCTGGCGGCCGCCGCCAAGGCCGATCGCCCGACGGTGATCGAGGTGTGGGAGCACGCCGGGTTCCTGGCCTGA
- a CDS encoding lactate utilization protein B, whose protein sequence is MELRAHRFKSAVRAALADPDLQEAMADNRRFAAHVRRQVAASGGFRSLRDQAKAIKDHTLAHLDHYLEAYEAAASRRGVQVHWAATPEDAQARVVEICRSAGARRIIKGKTMIGEEMGINAALARAGLQRVETDLGEYILQLADEPPSHINGPAIHKTLRQVQALFHQHHQALGRTHYLQDPAELLAEARRLLRDRFLDADVGITGANFLIAEDGRHVLVTNEGNGDLASLLPRVRIVLASIEKVLPSLADAGTHLQLLALSATGQPLTSYTSFYGGPLDDGPEECHVVLLDNGRSEMLAGAFRPMLRCIRCAACMDNCPVYNWVGGHAYGWIYPGPMGSVWTPNLTHLEGTRDLPNACTLNGRCKEVCPMQIPLPDMLRELRNRQWQWRLVPATTRWGLRLWAALARRPRLYRAATALLARLMKRASGNRGYLRHLPLAGNWTATRDMPAPQGATFQQRWKQRKQADT, encoded by the coding sequence ATGGAACTGCGCGCGCACCGCTTCAAGTCCGCCGTCCGGGCGGCCCTCGCCGACCCGGACCTGCAGGAAGCCATGGCGGACAACCGCCGATTCGCCGCCCATGTGCGGCGCCAGGTGGCGGCCAGCGGCGGCTTCCGGTCCCTGCGGGACCAGGCGAAGGCCATCAAGGATCACACCCTGGCCCATCTCGACCATTACCTGGAAGCCTACGAGGCGGCCGCCAGCCGCCGGGGCGTCCAGGTCCACTGGGCGGCGACGCCGGAGGACGCCCAGGCCCGGGTGGTGGAGATCTGCCGCAGCGCCGGGGCCCGCCGCATCATCAAGGGCAAGACCATGATCGGCGAGGAGATGGGCATCAACGCCGCCCTCGCCAGGGCCGGTCTGCAACGCGTCGAGACCGACCTGGGCGAATACATCCTGCAACTGGCGGACGAGCCCCCGAGCCACATCAACGGCCCGGCGATCCACAAGACGCTCCGGCAGGTGCAGGCCTTGTTCCACCAGCACCACCAGGCACTCGGGCGCACGCATTACCTGCAGGACCCGGCGGAGCTCCTGGCCGAGGCCCGCAGGTTGCTGCGGGACCGGTTCCTCGACGCCGACGTCGGCATTACCGGCGCCAACTTCCTCATCGCCGAGGACGGACGCCACGTGCTGGTCACCAACGAGGGCAACGGCGATCTCGCCAGCCTGCTGCCCCGGGTACGGATCGTCCTGGCCAGCATCGAGAAGGTGCTGCCCAGCCTCGCCGACGCCGGCACCCACCTGCAGCTGCTGGCCCTGTCCGCCACCGGCCAGCCGCTCACCAGCTACACCTCCTTCTATGGCGGCCCGCTGGACGATGGGCCGGAGGAATGCCATGTGGTGCTGCTGGACAATGGCCGCAGCGAGATGCTCGCCGGCGCCTTCCGGCCGATGCTGCGCTGCATTCGCTGCGCCGCCTGCATGGACAACTGCCCGGTCTACAACTGGGTCGGCGGCCATGCCTATGGCTGGATCTACCCCGGTCCCATGGGTTCGGTGTGGACGCCGAACCTCACCCACCTCGAAGGCACCCGCGACCTGCCCAATGCCTGCACCCTGAACGGCCGTTGCAAGGAGGTCTGCCCGATGCAGATTCCCCTGCCGGACATGCTGCGGGAACTGCGCAACCGCCAGTGGCAGTGGCGCCTGGTGCCCGCCACGACGCGCTGGGGCCTGCGGCTCTGGGCCGCCCTGGCCCGGCGACCGCGGCTCTACCGAGCCGCCACCGCCCTCCTCGCCCGGCTCATGAAGCGGGCGTCCGGCAACCGGGGATACCTGCGCCACCTGCCCCTTGCCGGCAACTGGACGGCCACACGGGACATGCCCGCCCCCCAGGGCGCCACCTTCCAGCAACGCTGGAAACAACGAAAGCAGGCCGACACATGA
- a CDS encoding (Fe-S)-binding protein, with translation MSSARPRVALFHTCLVDLYRPSVGFASVQLLEASGCVVEVPENQTCCGQPAFNSGAQDEARSLARRMIALFAGFDYVVAPSGSCIGLLKGYPALFQDDPQWLPRARDLAGRSHELLAFLDGVMGYRPAVRHSGTVTYHDSCSGLRELGIKAQPRNLLAAVEDLTLDEMPDAETCCGFGGTFCVKYPDISTRMASEKVAQVEASGAGTLLGGDLGCLLAISGRLSRLASPVRVFHTAELLAGMTDEPAIGERSRH, from the coding sequence ATGTCCAGCGCCCGACCCCGAGTCGCCCTGTTCCATACCTGCCTGGTGGACCTCTATCGCCCCAGTGTCGGCTTCGCCTCGGTGCAGTTGCTGGAAGCGTCCGGCTGCGTGGTGGAGGTGCCGGAGAACCAGACCTGTTGCGGCCAGCCGGCCTTCAACAGCGGCGCGCAGGATGAGGCCCGCAGCCTGGCCCGGCGGATGATCGCGCTCTTCGCGGGCTTCGATTACGTCGTCGCGCCGTCGGGGTCCTGCATCGGGCTGCTCAAGGGCTACCCCGCGCTGTTCCAGGACGATCCCCAATGGCTGCCCAGGGCCCGCGACCTGGCCGGGCGCAGCCACGAGCTCCTCGCCTTCCTGGACGGGGTGATGGGCTACCGCCCAGCGGTCCGGCACAGCGGCACCGTCACCTACCACGACAGCTGCTCGGGCCTGCGGGAACTGGGCATCAAGGCCCAACCCCGCAACCTGCTGGCGGCGGTGGAGGACCTGACCCTGGACGAGATGCCGGACGCGGAGACCTGTTGCGGCTTTGGCGGCACCTTCTGCGTCAAGTACCCGGACATCTCCACCCGCATGGCCTCGGAAAAGGTGGCCCAGGTGGAGGCCAGCGGCGCCGGCACCCTGCTCGGCGGCGACCTCGGCTGCCTGCTCGCCATCAGCGGGCGGCTCAGCCGCCTGGCAAGCCCGGTACGGGTATTCCACACCGCCGAACTGCTGGCGGGCATGACCGACGAGCCGGCCATTGGCGAGCGGAGCCGTCACTGA